The following proteins are encoded in a genomic region of Sebastes fasciatus isolate fSebFas1 chromosome 14, fSebFas1.pri, whole genome shotgun sequence:
- the LOC141781936 gene encoding gamma-crystallin M2-like: MSNTGMNMRGKITFYEDRNFQGRSYECMSDCCDMSSYMSRCHSFRVESGCFMVYDRTNYMGNQYFMRRGEYADYMSMMGMSDCIRSCRMIPMHRGQFRMRIYEREQFGGQMHELMDDCDSIMDRYRMNDCMSCNVMDGHWLMYEQPHFRGRMMYMRPGEYRNFSNMGFSGTRFMSMRRINDSCQ, encoded by the exons ATGAGCAACACCGGCATGAACATGAGGGGCAAG atcacCTTCTACGAGGACAGGAACTTCCAGGGTCGTTCCTATGAGTGCATGAGCGACTGCTGTGACATGTCCTCCTACATGAGCAGGTGTCACTCCTTCAGGGTGGAGAGTGGCTGCTTCATGGTCTACGACCGCACCAACTACATGGGAAACCAGTACTTCATGAGGAGGGGCGAGTACGCCGACTACATGAGCATGATGGGAATGAGCGACTGCATCAGGTCTTGCCGTATGATCCCCATG CACAGGGGCCAGTTCAGGATGAGGATCTACGAGAGGGAGCAGTTCGGCGGTCAGATGCATGAGCTGATGGACGACTGCGACAGCATCATGGATCGTTACCGTATGAACGACTGCATGTCCTGCAACGTGATGGACGGCCACTGGCTGATGTACGAGCAGCCCCACTTCAGAGGCAGGATGATGTACATGAGGCCCGGAGAGTACAGGAACTTCAGTAACATGGGATTCAGCGGCACCAGGTTCATGAGCATGAGGCGCATCAATGACTCCTGCCAGTAA